The following nucleotide sequence is from Zingiber officinale cultivar Zhangliang chromosome 10A, Zo_v1.1, whole genome shotgun sequence.
gcccgggccggggcgttacagatggtatcagagcgaccttgcgaccgtgagtgcgcctgtggcaggagcacccagggcaccacctagcgagggagattctgggatttgtggttacacaacgaggacgttgtgtctttaagtgggggtgattgtaataccccggttctaagaTTATGGTTAAGTATGGCCtaaaaaaggttagatggtactatccatatcaccaaggtgcaccttccttttcggaagcccaaactcaaagaactccaaagttaagcgtgcttggcttggagaaatttgtggatgggtgacctcctgggaagttttccagggtgcgtgcgagtgaggacaaagcacgctgaaaggacctccggtggtctgtggagctagtcgtcaacccgatgggcaatttagGTAatgttcccggttcggttcgggtggggtccgcccgggccggggcgttacacatTCACTATTTAGAGGCTATCAATGTCACAATTTTTTAAGCTAAGAACATAAACATTATTATAGTTCCCACTGGCTATGAAACTTTCTTGATAAAATTTGGTTCCTGTGTTTCTGTTAATCACTTTTCCAGGAAATAACAGTACATGAGGTACAGGATTCAATTTTATTCTTAAGGCAGGGATTTAGCTGAATGATTGTTCCTAACAAATCTTATCTGACCTATAGCTCCAAGTTTCTGATTAACTGCAAGGGGAAAAGAGCTAATAGTTTACAGAAGAGCCAACTGATCTGTCATTTCATTCCTGAAAGATCTAGAAAGGAATGGCCATATTATCTGTTACATTTTGATCTTCTTACTTAACATATTATCTTCTTCCAAAAATCACCACAAAACAAGATAATTAATACTACAGATTTGATTTGATTGATCACTACATTTCCAGTACCTCATGACAAGGAAAAAATCATTTGTGCATAGGACTAAAACAAGGTAAGTAGATGTAATCAAATGATAAGAGCAATATTCATAGAAATGTGAGGCTACAGAATTATTATCATACCTGAAGAATCATTTTTGCAGCAGTAACATATTGATTTCCTGGCCCAAAAAATTTTTCAACCTGAAAAAAGCAATTAAAACATAGACGTAAAAGTAAGTGCAATCAATATTACATAATGCTTAAACCAAATGAAGAGGAGTATCAATTAAAAGCTTGACAGAAAACAAAGATTGAGTTAGTAGGGAGATCCTGCACCACAAGAGAATCTCATATAGGTGTATATTTGTTCATGTATGATATGTAGGATTGACACAACAGCTAGAGGAGGGGGTAGTGAATAGCTGATGTCTGAAATACACAAATCAAAATCTTGAGTGCAAAGCTTAATTAAATGTTCGTTACTCAATGGAAATAAAATAAGCAACACTAGCAACACTAACTCCGTTGGTTCAGAACGCCTACATTCCAAATGTTTTTGTACTAACTAAATGAGAGATTCAAATATAGAATGCAACAGAGAAATTTGCACACAATGCTCAGGCAACAAAATCCACCGTAATATAGTATCATATTCATGAAACAAGGCTCATAATGATGAAAAAagttatatatatgtatatatataattgaagCATGAGAATAATAGTTTGTGGTCAAGATTGCAAAAATGATGATTTTGTATGCAAGACAGCTCTCCTGTAAAAAAGTTTGTAAAAGTAGAAGATGAGTTAGTGCTAGTGTTCCTAGTTCCTACTCTTTCTAGCCAAGATGCCCACCTATCACTATTAAGTTTCCCAAAATGATAAAGAGATACCACCTCAAAATCAAGCTACATATACAAAGCACAAAATTACAATCCAGATAAAGCAAAGACAGAAGAAACTTGAAAATACTGCCAAACAAGAGATGCAACTTTCAATGGTGAGGGTTTGCAATCAACGTATTAGATGTTTGTAAGGATTACCTTTGGGCAAGATGATGTTCCCCAAGCCATCGCTGAGATCGCCTAAGATAGAATGCATAGATACCATTGTGAGAAAAGACTTGTTGaagaaaaaaagaatgaaaagggTTAGAAATTGACGAACCTGAGCTCCCCCAGCTTTTAGAATGTGGGTGACGCCAGCTTTCTTTGCACAATATAACACTTCCTGTTGTCACATAATCATGTTAACCTATGTCTTAACATGGAAAACCAGTGTAGGGATAGTGATGATAGATTATTTTTTAAGGCTACCTTGCAAATACTGCCATCACGACCAGGCGGAGTTGCTAGAACAATGGTTTTGCACCCGGCAATCTGTTCAGGCTGGTGCATACATAAATAAATTGAAAGTTAAACCAGATCCTTTTGCCTAAATGTGTCAAAATTCACTATGACTACAACATTGGATATTGTAAACAAGGATACTATACCACCGAGAGCATCAAAGCAGTTGAGGGTAAGACTGCAGTACCCCCTGGAACATAAAGTCCAACAGATGCAATGCACCGTGCTATTCCTTGGTGTGCAGCTTCATAGCAACGGTCCTCATCTCGTCAACGAACGAGCGGTCCCGGGAGGCCTGCCGCTTCTTCGGCATCTCTGCGGTGGTCGCCGTGACGACCATGGTGCACAGGGGCTTCCGGTAGGAGGCCTCTCTCCGGTGATGGTGAGGGAGGGCGAAACGAACCGGACCAGAAAGGGAGGCAAGGATGAGGCGTGCTCAAGCACAGAAAGCTTGGGATTGGGAGATAGGAAGCGTGGAGGAGGCCATACTTATGCTTCTGCCGCTACTCTTCCTCCTCCTGTCCCAGGCTGCTGTTACAGCTACggggcagcagcagcagcagtggAGCCAAGGAGCTTGTGCTCCCTTCTCTTGCGGTCTGTTCCACGACATTAGCCACCCATTTCGTCGAACAACTGATCCGCCTCAGTGCGGGGATCGGATGTACGAGCTCACCTGCGACGGCGACAAAGCCACCATCTCCATCGGCTCCACACACTACTTGATCACTCAGCTATCTTACAAAAGCGGCACGATCCGCTTGGTGGATCCGAAGTTTGCGAGCGGAAGCTGTGGCCTCCCTTCCCAATCTTTATCACCCTCCGATCTTTCAAGCTCTGGCTTCGACCATTACCAAAATAGTTGGTGGGCAAGTTTCATGAGTTGTAGGAGAAGAATCGAGGCCCAGAGTTTGTATCAGCTTGTTCCTTGCTTGAGCAACAAAAACAACACTTTTGTCTATGTCGttgttgcagataaaggaaatagTTTGTCGTACCTTTATCCATCATGTCATTTTGTGTCGATGATTCCAGCAGCAGAAGTGAAGAGGCACTAGTGAGGAGGCAGCGAAGATGGATGAAAGTCGAGGTGGCGAGGAGGAGGCGCTGGTGAGAAGGAGGCAACAAAGATCGCTGAAAGTCGAGGCGACGAGGAGGAGGCAGTGAAGATGGCTGAAAGTAGAggccgcgaggaggaggtggcgaggacgaaagttgaggcgacgaagagggcaacgaggaaggaggcagcgaagagggtggtgaggagggaggcggcgaagggGGAGGGGGCGAAGAGGGcggcgaagagggcggtgaggaggaggcggcgaagagtagggttttgggaaagagacagaaaaaaacaAGGCGTAAACAACACTGACAGAaaaatgacgaaggagaaaaagtggcgaaagaaaaaacaattgcattcaacaacatttaatagacaacagtttttaaaaaccgttgtcgtaatcccaaaaaagcacacatagacaacagttttaaaaaactgttgtcgtatcctttaaaaattgttgtcgtatccccaaaaaaacataaatagacaacagtttttaaaaactgttgtcataggccaaaaaaattactaaaagacaacagtttttgttaaaactgttgttaaaaggcaaaaagacaacggtttggtataaaaccgttgtcgtttgtgtgttgttaaatgtcatttttcttgtagtgcaaatATCAACAAACAATAAGATTAATGATCACTCTcctattttatcttctttctattcttttTTAACAGTAGCACTCTGAAGATGTGCGACAATCATCAACCGAGCTCCTTTTACTCAAAAGGAAATGAGTAAACAACTCATCAGCAATTGCAAAACCCAGCTCCTTTATCTAACTTCATATTATAGCTACTGCATGGATTTGTAATATGGGTTTCTTATATGGATAACTTGTAGCTATGTTAATTGTAATAGAAGCAATCAAAACTCCTGCAAGGCTTGAGATTTTAAGCTTCTTCTTTCTATTCTTTTTTAACAGTAGCACTCTGAAGATGTGCGACAATCATCAACCGAGCTCCTTTTACTCAAAAGGAAATGAGTAAACAACTCATCAGCAATTGCAAAACCCAGCTCCTTTATCTAACTTCATATTATAGCTACTGCATGGATTTGTAATATGGGTTTCTTATATGGATAACTTGTAGCTATGTTAATTGTAATAGAAGCAATCAAAACTCCTGCAAGGCTTGAGATTTTAAGCTTCGTCTATATGATTTGGATATTACAAAACAACATGTAAATTCTACAGGAATGATTGCAATGTCGTCctctcggggcggtgcgatgattaagacatggggtgttgtcacatgaggtcttggggtcgaaactcggcgtgaccgagcataacctcccccatgtcttggccatttgcactaatggctagtagtcactcatgatttacctcctccgtattggcaTAGGGACAAATTGGCGGGGGCACTagaggcgagcgaatcgcctttttacCACAGGAATGATTGCAATGTCATCTTATGAGGGTTCTTTGGAAGACGTGCAACTGTTACATTGCATCATCAACTCAGTCATATATCTATCTTAATTTCCTTCACTTTATAAAATATAGTACTAAAATATGTTGGTGTGTGATGCTTACGAGTTTGCTAAGTATACTAGAAGTGGCTATCCTACATCTGGAAGTTGAAGCCATACACCTATTTATATTGTTCATACTAATGTTTAGGTTCTTGCATCAAAGCACTAAATATTGAGATAAAATTTTCATTCTGATAATATAACTGAATATATAAACAGGGAATTTGAAGAGTATTTGATAACACATGGGATCTTGCATCAAAGTACTTGTGTTAATACCTCTGCTTACAATTGCATTTGCTAAAAGAAAAAGTAAACTTTTATTAGAAGTGATAAGATTTCTATTATTTTCTATGAACATACCTAATTTTTGAGAAGTTCTTCTAATTGTTGCATATTTGATAAACCACATGCCACTTTGAGCATTAAAGATATCCACATGATGCAATCCTTCTAATGTTTAAGATGAACATAATCCAATTATACATCGTCTCAATTAACACATAATCCTCGAAGATTTATTAACAACAATTGCTGGTAAATAGTGAATGTTGAAAATAGGATGTCAAATGAAAGTATAAGATTGTCTATTCAATTGAAAGAAGACAATTCATATTAGGCTGCTAATTTGTGAAATATATGGTTCTATTTTTGATATACTTGTGGTTTCTTTAGTTTCTGTCTCCCTATTTATGTTACTTCTTGATGCTATCATATCCATTTGTTGATGTAATAATTCTTCTAAATCTCTTCTACTACTTTTGTAATTCACTTTAGAAGCTTAATACTCATCTACTTGCTATGTGATTAATCCGTTGCAAGTTTTATAATGTGATTAATCCATGAAATAATAGAATCTGCTATCAAGAAATCATTACAGACCCCAAGCAAGATGCCTTAGTTTATATgtataattcttgtcttgctccaTCAGGTTTTAGTTCATGAttcatgtcaaaaaaaaaaagtaacacCAATAAACTAGAGAATAAGACTTGCCTCTTAGGATCGATTAGAGACAATTGGTTAGAAAAGTGCAACAAagatgaaaggaaaaaaaatctaacGGCAAGGcagagaggaaaggaaagaaggggTCGGAGAGGGAACAAACCTAGAACTGTAGAAAACCTGAAGGGCGGCTGCCAAGTAAAGTAGATTTGTCGCTGGGGGAGTCAAAGGTCGTCGGGTGAAGTCGATTGTTTGCGTCGGGTGAAAAAACAAGCAAAGGGCGCAAGGTGAAAAACCTCGAAGAAGACCTAGAGGGCGCACAACAAAAACACAATAGTTAGGATTGGTTAGAGACAAAGCAACATAGagggaagggaaagaaacctaATGACGAGGcaagaggaaaggaaagaagacGTTGAAGAGTGAACAAACCTAGCTCTGTAGAGAGGAAAGGATCTGTGCATTCGGGAGAATAACTCGAAGACCGCCGGCTGGGTGAAGTAGATTTGCTGTCGGGGGAGTCGAAGGTCGCCGGGGGTGAGTAGAAGGCCCCTGGGGGAGTCGAAGGTTGCGTCGGGCGAAAAAACAGGAAGAGGGTGTAGGAAGAAAAAAATGCAAAGAAGATAGAAGAAGACAAAGGGCGCACGGAGGGAAAAAATAAAGTAATTAGGGTTCCCTCGTGGAAAAAAAGGTAAACCGGTTCAGctaggaaaatatttttaaccagTTATAACTTATTACTTCAACATTTAGACATATAGTTTAATTTTGtgacttattacttcatcaaatatATATCACGAAGTAAAATATTAGATAAAATTAGAAGTAAAGCCTGTATTTTTTAATCTATGAAGTCTAACATAGTATTTACTATATTAAATTTTGTACCGAAGTTAATTGtaatatattacttcataattaTTGATTGCCGAAGTAAATAGTGGCAAAGTCTAATACAGATCTTCACATCAGCCTGTTGGACTTCATAATTATTATGGTGTTAGCCCATGTAATATGGAGCCTGTTGGACTTCCAGGGCATGGCCCACTAAAACAGGTTGAGTAGTGGAGGTCCCCATGGGATAATACAAGATGTAGAGGAGTATAGGCCCTG
It contains:
- the LOC122026785 gene encoding histidinol dehydrogenase, chloroplastic-like; the protein is MVVTATTAEMPKKRQASRDRSGYCSLTLNCFDALGGIVSLFTISNVVVIPEQIAGCKTIVLATPPGRDGSICKEVLYCAKKAGVTHILKAGGAQAISAMAWGTSSCPKVEKFFGPGNQYVTAAKMILQNSEAMVSIDMPAGPSEVLVIADRHANPVHIAADLLSQAEHGPDSQVVLVIAGDGVNVDAILAEVSKQCDSLPRGEFASKSLGHSFVSSFVSFKRAISSILKTEYPFRATTFIEEVRGTRLHVPL
- the LOC122026786 gene encoding putative RING-H2 finger protein ATL21A — protein: MRRAQAQKAWDWEIGSVEEAILMLLPLLFLLLSQAAVTATGQQQQQWSQGACAPFSCGLFHDISHPFRRTTDPPQCGDRMYELTCDGDKATISIGSTHYLITQLSYKSGTIRLVDPKFASGSCGLPSQSLSPSDLSSSGFDHYQNSWWASFMSCRRRIEAQSLYQLVPCLSNKNNTFVYVVVADKGNSLSYLYPSCHFVSMIPAAEVKRH